The following proteins are co-located in the Cydia fagiglandana chromosome 2, ilCydFagi1.1, whole genome shotgun sequence genome:
- the LOC134679645 gene encoding attacin-like — translation MFTVHLFALAILATAQARYIVLRDLKIQPYVIDVANLAQDEFEDALSEQTFESVHPGYLNRVRRQLGSMSTNPDGSANLNLKVPIARGESNVLSAIGSASGIQSANAFRAAGVKPGPGYSAAGGGLALDNINGHGLSVTGQHIPGLGNQATAAGRLGLINTPDHKLGANAFVTRTMPNIPNLPNFNTHGGSVDYTFKDKIGGSLGMAHTDLFKKTDYSAMGNLNLFRNPSSSLDLNAGWTKSRSPIPAFNHNWAPQGGLTFTKYF, via the exons ATGTTTACTGTTCATCTCTTTGCCTTGGCGATTTTAGCCACAGCTCAAGCTCGTTATATCGTTCTACGGGATTTAAAAATACAACCTTACGTGATAGACGTTGCCAACCTCGCACAAGATGAATTTGAAGACGCGTTATCAGAGCAGACTTTTGAGTCTGTGCATCCAGGCTACCTCAACCGGGTTAGGCGTCAGCTTGGCAGTATGAGCACCAATCCAGATGGAAGTGCGAATTTGAACCTAAAAGTTCCCATTGCACGGGGTGAGAGCAACGTACTGAGTGCTATTGGGTCTGCTTCGGGGATACAGTCGGCGAATGCCTTCAGAGCAGCTGGAGTGAAACCTGGTCCAGGGTACAGCGCTGCTGGTGGCGGATTGGCTCTCGACAATAT cAACGGCCATGGACTAAGTGTGACCGGGCAGCACATTCCTGGTCTCGGGAACCAGGCGACGGCGGCGGGGAGGCTGGGGCTCATCAACACTCCTGACCACAAGCTGGGCGCCAACGCCTTCGTGACTAGGACCATGCCAAACATCCCCAACCTCCCCAACTTCAACACCCATGGTGGCAGCGTGGACTATACTTTCAA GGACAAAATTGGTGGTTCCCTGGGCATGGCGCACACAGATCTGTTCAAGAAGACCGACTACTCGGCCATGGGCAACCTGAACCTGTTCCGCAACCCCTCGTCTTCGCTCGACCTCAACGCCGGCTGGACCAAGTCGCGGTCTCCCATCCCTGCTTTCAACCACAACTGGGCACCGCAGGGCGGTCTGACGTTTACCAAGTATTTTTGA